One window of Phycisphaeraceae bacterium genomic DNA carries:
- a CDS encoding YggS family pyridoxal phosphate-dependent enzyme: protein MGTTTAKRTSADIDDTAKDGTPEITGEALKQRYEQVLENVANAAKRSGRRAQDIITVAVTKYASPDQIKAVYNLGHSDFGENRAQQLIQRAAMMEEHVKRRDILVQTRRELSSLFKDDPEQEHAGHPVRWHMIGHLQRNKVKKTLEVVRLLHSADSLRLAEEVQQYAMKHDTTVEVLLQVNSTGEESKEGCPLPAAKYLAEQIDTMVYVRVRGLMTMGPTPVEGESHQEFLSKTRECFERTRDLFEDIGKLDISEGQFNLLSMGMSNDYEIGIECGANLIRVGSAIFGDHQEADATNDDADSGED, encoded by the coding sequence ATGGGCACGACGACAGCAAAGCGAACATCAGCCGACATTGACGACACTGCAAAGGATGGAACTCCAGAGATCACGGGTGAGGCGCTCAAGCAACGGTATGAGCAGGTGCTGGAGAATGTAGCAAATGCTGCCAAGCGATCGGGTCGCAGGGCGCAGGACATCATCACGGTGGCAGTCACAAAGTACGCGTCGCCCGACCAGATCAAGGCTGTCTACAACTTGGGTCACTCGGACTTTGGCGAGAACCGTGCGCAGCAACTCATCCAGCGTGCCGCGATGATGGAAGAGCACGTCAAGCGTCGTGACATCCTCGTGCAGACGCGCCGCGAGCTCAGCTCACTCTTCAAGGACGATCCCGAGCAGGAGCACGCGGGGCATCCGGTTCGCTGGCACATGATCGGACATCTCCAGCGCAACAAAGTGAAGAAGACGTTGGAAGTCGTTCGACTGTTGCATTCAGCAGACTCACTACGGCTTGCTGAAGAAGTTCAGCAGTACGCGATGAAGCACGATACAACGGTCGAGGTGTTGCTGCAGGTGAACTCAACAGGCGAGGAATCGAAGGAAGGGTGTCCGCTTCCGGCTGCGAAATATCTCGCAGAGCAGATCGACACGATGGTGTATGTGCGCGTGCGTGGGTTGATGACAATGGGCCCGACGCCGGTCGAGGGTGAATCGCACCAGGAGTTTCTCTCGAAAACGCGCGAGTGTTTCGAACGCACGCGTGATCTCTTCGAGGATATCGGCAAGCTCGATATCAGCGAAGGGCAGTTTAATCTGCTCTCGATGGGCATGAGCAACGACTATGAGATCGGCATTGAGTGTGGTGCGAATCTCATTCGTGTCGGCTCTGCGATATTTGGTGATCATCAAGAGGCAGATGCTACAAATGATGATGCCGATTCTGGTGAGGATTGA
- a CDS encoding 2,3-bisphosphoglycerate-independent phosphoglycerate mutase, with amino-acid sequence MADNSTRSDTRKPAVLIIRDGWGENPYASHDTFNAVKLACTPIDEQLKRDWPWTLIKTCGEDVGLNDGTVGNSEVGHQNIGAGRIVDQMSVKITKAVRDRSFFSNTALTEGIVKARDADASVHILGLASNAGVHSLLNHLYASIELCKELNMHNVVLHLFTDGRDSGPFSGEKYIAEIEAKLKEIGIGRIASICGRYYAMDRDNRWERVQLAYDLLTGQHGNTPAFATAHDALNHYYEHPTSEALKSDEFVTPRIVGDPAPVRDNDTVIFFNFRGDRPRELTRAFVMDEFHGNVKPSPDTGNKGFDRGRKINLSAYITMTSYEDELKPLVSVAFERPPKMANIMGEYISSLGLSQFRCAETEKYPHVTFFFNDYRDEPFAGEYRNNPQSPRVATYDLAPEMAAEEVCQAVLDRLRASDCEDLLIVNFANADMVGHTGKLDACIKACEKVDECVGHIVSATLERDSNCIVTADHGNAEQMWQPDANSPHTAHTMYDVACIVIGENVRRATLRGDTDINGWFNEHVRAHRGRLADLMPTLLHMMGLEQPREMTGQSLILE; translated from the coding sequence ATGGCAGACAACTCCACACGCTCTGATACACGTAAACCCGCTGTGCTCATCATACGTGACGGCTGGGGGGAAAACCCTTACGCCTCGCACGATACATTCAACGCCGTAAAACTCGCGTGCACACCCATCGATGAACAGCTGAAACGGGATTGGCCGTGGACACTGATCAAAACTTGTGGCGAGGATGTTGGGCTGAATGATGGCACCGTCGGCAACAGCGAGGTCGGCCACCAGAACATTGGCGCGGGTCGCATTGTCGATCAGATGTCAGTAAAGATTACCAAAGCGGTCCGCGACAGATCGTTCTTCTCAAACACTGCCCTTACCGAGGGCATTGTAAAGGCACGCGATGCGGACGCGAGTGTCCACATCCTCGGGCTTGCATCAAACGCGGGTGTGCACAGCCTACTGAACCACTTGTACGCATCAATCGAGTTGTGCAAAGAACTCAATATGCACAATGTTGTGTTGCACCTGTTTACCGATGGTCGCGACAGCGGCCCATTCTCGGGTGAAAAGTACATCGCCGAGATCGAGGCAAAGCTGAAAGAGATTGGCATCGGACGCATCGCATCGATCTGCGGTCGGTACTACGCGATGGACCGTGACAACCGATGGGAGCGGGTGCAACTCGCGTACGATCTGCTGACAGGTCAGCACGGTAACACACCCGCATTTGCCACCGCGCACGACGCGCTCAATCACTACTACGAGCATCCAACCAGCGAAGCACTCAAAAGCGACGAGTTCGTGACCCCGCGCATTGTCGGCGATCCTGCGCCGGTGCGCGACAACGACACTGTCATCTTCTTTAACTTCCGCGGCGATCGTCCGCGGGAACTCACCCGTGCGTTCGTCATGGATGAGTTTCACGGGAACGTCAAACCCTCACCCGACACTGGAAACAAAGGGTTCGATCGCGGCAGGAAGATCAACCTCTCCGCGTACATCACAATGACCTCGTACGAGGATGAGCTGAAACCACTGGTCTCAGTTGCGTTCGAACGCCCACCCAAGATGGCAAACATCATGGGCGAGTACATCAGCTCACTAGGGCTCTCACAGTTCCGCTGCGCCGAAACAGAAAAGTACCCACACGTCACATTTTTCTTCAACGACTACCGCGATGAACCGTTCGCTGGCGAGTATCGCAATAACCCGCAGTCGCCCCGCGTTGCAACGTACGACCTCGCGCCCGAGATGGCAGCCGAGGAAGTGTGCCAGGCAGTGCTCGATCGACTTCGCGCAAGCGACTGCGAGGACCTGCTGATCGTCAACTTCGCAAACGCCGACATGGTCGGACACACGGGCAAGCTCGATGCGTGCATCAAAGCCTGCGAAAAGGTCGATGAGTGCGTCGGTCATATTGTCAGCGCGACACTCGAACGAGACAGCAACTGTATTGTCACAGCAGATCACGGCAACGCCGAGCAGATGTGGCAGCCCGACGCAAACTCCCCGCACACCGCGCACACGATGTACGATGTGGCGTGTATCGTCATTGGTGAGAACGTGAGGCGTGCAACACTCCGAGGTGACACCGACATCAACGGCTGGTTCAATGAGCACGTGCGCGCACATCGCGGCAGACTCGCCGACCTGATGCCGACACTCCTTCACATGATGGGACTGGAGCAACCGAGAGAAATGACCGGCCAGTCACTTATTCTGGAGTAA